In the genome of Actinomadura graeca, one region contains:
- a CDS encoding iron-containing redox enzyme family protein, with protein sequence MAVPLARQLRLANTHFKAVADRRPAPQAAGMLTATEPAVPGRTDRRLDVWRRLGLDDRDLRHLREHVTIDIGHARGRLDNMVAPIAGERPDLLPETAIGVLRRLDRALAVRERAWKEFRPQA encoded by the coding sequence GTGGCCGTCCCACTGGCGCGACAGCTGCGCCTGGCGAACACGCACTTCAAGGCCGTCGCGGACCGGCGGCCGGCACCGCAGGCCGCCGGCATGCTGACGGCCACGGAACCGGCCGTCCCCGGGCGGACCGACCGCCGGCTCGACGTGTGGCGCCGACTCGGGCTGGACGACCGGGACCTGCGCCACCTCCGCGAGCACGTGACCATCGACATCGGGCACGCGCGGGGCCGGCTGGACAACATGGTCGCCCCGATCGCCGGGGAGCGGCCCGACCTGCTGCCGGAGACGGCCATCGGCGTCCTCCGGCGGCTCGACCGCGCCCTCGCCGTCCGCGAACGGGCGTGGAAGGAGTTCCGTCCGCAGGCGTGA
- a CDS encoding LLM class flavin-dependent oxidoreductase produces the protein MRFSINIPNFGDFADAKTVAAVAEAAERTGWDALFVWDHVVHVKSQRRAFGDPWMLLTAAALATKRIKLGTLVTPVARRRPQQLARQVATLDAISGGRVIFGAGLGGPVEDEYGSFGEPTDNVVLAERLDEGLDLLARYWTGEPVTHKGSHYQVDDVALLPPTVQHPRPPVWVAGYWPNKAPMRRAARWDGAVPLFGHESGRRPPSPGEVRELTDFVTGQRDGRDGFDIVVGGVSRPSDGPDLLASLADAGATWWDERQPANGLGKDRLAPVLRRIEQGPPLL, from the coding sequence GTGAGGTTTTCGATCAACATCCCGAACTTCGGGGACTTCGCCGACGCCAAGACCGTCGCGGCCGTGGCCGAGGCCGCGGAGCGGACGGGCTGGGACGCGCTGTTCGTGTGGGACCACGTCGTGCACGTCAAAAGCCAGCGCAGGGCCTTCGGCGATCCCTGGATGCTCCTGACCGCGGCGGCGCTCGCGACGAAGCGGATCAAACTCGGCACACTCGTCACGCCGGTCGCCCGGCGGCGGCCCCAGCAGCTCGCCCGGCAGGTCGCCACGCTCGACGCGATCAGCGGCGGGCGCGTAATCTTCGGCGCCGGTCTCGGAGGCCCCGTCGAGGACGAGTACGGCTCCTTCGGGGAGCCGACCGACAACGTCGTCCTCGCCGAGCGCCTCGACGAGGGGCTCGACCTCCTCGCCCGCTACTGGACCGGCGAGCCGGTGACCCACAAGGGGAGCCACTACCAGGTCGACGACGTCGCGTTGCTGCCCCCCACGGTGCAGCACCCGCGGCCGCCGGTCTGGGTCGCCGGGTACTGGCCGAACAAGGCGCCGATGCGCCGGGCGGCCCGCTGGGACGGCGCCGTCCCCCTGTTCGGCCACGAGTCGGGCCGGCGCCCGCCGTCCCCCGGCGAGGTCCGCGAGCTGACCGACTTCGTGACCGGGCAACGCGACGGCCGCGACGGCTTCGACATCGTGGTCGGCGGTGTCAGCCGCCCGTCCGACGGTCCCGACCTGCTGGCGTCGCTGGCCGACGCCGGAGCCACATGGTGGGACGAGCGGCAGCCCGCCAACGGCCTCGGCAAGGACAGGCTCGCGCCCGTCCTCCGCCGCATCGAGCAGGGTCCGCCCCTCCTGTGA
- a CDS encoding aspartate kinase: MALVVQKYGGSSVADAECVKRVAQRIVATKKAGNDVVVVVSAMGDTTDDLIDMAKQVSPLPPGRELDMLLTAGERISMALLAMAIANLGHEARSFTGSQAGVITDGSHGRAKIIDVTPGRIRTALDEGSICIVAGFQGVSQGTKDITTLGRGGSDTTAVALAAALDGDVCEIYSDVDGVFTADPRIVSQARKLPKISYEEMLEMAASGAKILHLRCVEYARRYNIPIHVRSSFSQKEGTWVVDSSDIEGHDMEQAIISGVAHDRSEAKITVVGVPDKVGEAATIFTVLSEAEINIDMIVQNVSAASTGRTDISFTLPASDGQSALTALNKLQERIGFESLRYDDRIGKVSLIGAGMRSHPGVTATFFAAIADAGVNIEMISTSEIRISVVVAQDDIDTAVAAAHRAFDLDADQVEAVVYGGTGR, translated from the coding sequence GTGGCCCTAGTCGTGCAGAAGTACGGTGGCTCCTCCGTCGCCGACGCCGAATGCGTCAAGCGGGTCGCCCAGCGCATCGTCGCAACGAAGAAGGCGGGCAACGACGTGGTCGTCGTGGTCTCCGCCATGGGCGACACGACGGATGATCTCATCGACATGGCCAAGCAGGTCAGCCCCCTGCCGCCGGGCCGCGAGCTGGACATGCTGCTCACCGCCGGCGAGCGGATCTCGATGGCGCTGCTGGCGATGGCCATCGCGAACCTCGGTCACGAGGCCCGCTCGTTCACCGGCTCCCAGGCCGGTGTCATCACCGACGGCTCGCACGGCCGGGCCAAGATCATCGACGTCACGCCCGGACGCATCCGCACGGCGCTGGACGAGGGCTCAATCTGCATCGTCGCCGGCTTCCAGGGCGTCTCCCAGGGGACCAAGGACATCACCACCCTCGGGCGCGGCGGCTCCGACACCACCGCCGTGGCGCTCGCCGCCGCGCTCGACGGCGACGTCTGCGAGATCTACTCCGACGTGGACGGCGTCTTCACCGCCGACCCCCGCATCGTCTCCCAGGCCCGCAAGCTCCCGAAGATCTCCTACGAGGAGATGCTGGAGATGGCGGCGAGCGGCGCCAAGATCCTGCACCTGCGCTGCGTGGAGTACGCGCGCCGCTACAACATCCCCATCCACGTGCGGTCCTCGTTCAGCCAGAAGGAAGGCACGTGGGTCGTCGACAGCAGCGACATCGAAGGGCACGACATGGAGCAGGCGATCATCTCCGGCGTCGCGCACGACCGGAGCGAGGCCAAGATCACCGTCGTGGGGGTGCCCGACAAGGTCGGTGAGGCCGCAACGATCTTCACGGTGCTGTCCGAGGCCGAGATCAACATCGACATGATCGTGCAGAACGTGTCGGCGGCGTCCACCGGGCGCACCGACATCTCCTTCACCCTGCCCGCCAGCGACGGGCAGAGCGCCCTCACGGCCCTCAACAAGCTCCAGGAGCGCATCGGCTTCGAATCGCTGCGCTACGACGACCGGATCGGCAAGGTGTCGCTGATCGGCGCGGGCATGCGCTCGCACCCCGGCGTCACCGCGACGTTCTTCGCCGCCATCGCCGACGCCGGCGTGAACATCGAGATGATCTCCACCTCGGAGATCCGGATCTCGGTGGTCGTCGCCCAGGACGACATCGACACCGCCGTCGCCGCAGCGCACCGCGCCTTCGACCTCGACGCCGACCAGGTCGAAGCCGTCGTCTACGGCGGCACCGGCCGCTGA
- a CDS encoding DUF2637 domain-containing protein — MRPLTWSQRILAAVGGVFFAGLAGLGGYGSFASVRDVAEPWFGGQAWIVPAGVDLGILALVSVALLLEWLAMPMPALRWMAMAFTGATVWLNVSAADGDPAGVVMHAAMPVLFVTFVEAVRHAIRRRAGIAAGIVREGIPIARWLLAPFSTFCLWRRMVLWQITSYPRALVAEQRRRHALALLRDRYGRTWKRQAPADVVWMLSDGVMLDQALARVTEIMTPPPPPAPSHPPDPRPAQPTPHPVPEDKPPPAPQSGPRPPAQAPSGRQTAPPPTRASALTTTTAGTEARAQIILAAEPGITGAELGRRLQLSPRQGQRLLNRLTRPTP; from the coding sequence ATGCGGCCGCTGACGTGGTCCCAGCGGATCCTCGCCGCGGTGGGCGGCGTGTTCTTCGCCGGTCTCGCCGGGCTCGGCGGCTACGGCTCCTTCGCCTCCGTCCGGGACGTCGCCGAGCCCTGGTTCGGCGGCCAGGCGTGGATCGTCCCGGCCGGGGTGGACCTCGGCATCCTCGCCCTCGTCTCGGTGGCCCTGCTCCTGGAATGGCTGGCCATGCCGATGCCGGCGCTGCGGTGGATGGCGATGGCCTTCACCGGCGCGACCGTGTGGCTGAACGTGTCGGCCGCCGACGGCGACCCGGCCGGTGTCGTGATGCACGCCGCGATGCCGGTGCTGTTCGTGACGTTCGTCGAGGCCGTCCGGCACGCGATCCGCCGCCGCGCGGGGATTGCCGCCGGGATCGTCCGCGAGGGCATCCCGATCGCGCGCTGGCTCCTGGCCCCGTTCTCGACGTTCTGCCTGTGGAGGCGGATGGTGCTGTGGCAGATCACGTCCTACCCGCGCGCACTCGTCGCCGAGCAGCGCCGCCGCCACGCGCTGGCCCTGCTGCGCGACCGCTACGGCCGCACCTGGAAACGCCAGGCCCCAGCGGACGTGGTGTGGATGCTGTCCGACGGCGTCATGCTGGACCAGGCCCTGGCCCGCGTCACCGAGATCATGACACCCCCGCCGCCCCCCGCGCCAAGCCACCCTCCCGATCCCCGCCCGGCGCAGCCCACCCCCCACCCCGTCCCAGAAGACAAGCCGCCCCCGGCCCCCCAGAGCGGACCGAGACCCCCCGCCCAAGCCCCCAGCGGCCGCCAGACGGCACCGCCCCCCACCCGCGCCTCAGCCCTGACCACGACAACGGCGGGGACGGAAGCGCGCGCACAGATCATCCTGGCCGCGGAACCGGGCATCACCGGCGCCGAGCTGGGCAGACGTTTGCAGCTCAGCCCCCGCCAGGGCCAGCGCCTACTGAACCGCCTGACCCGCCCAACCCCCTGA
- a CDS encoding aspartate-semialdehyde dehydrogenase, whose amino-acid sequence MGSTTGPGTARTRDGRAGRPTLAVVGATGAVGGVILDLLSTRRNVYGEIRLVSSPGSAGRRLSVRGEPAEVVALAPEVFDGAAIAMFVVPDEVSAAWAPVAAARGAVVADDSNAFRMAPDVPLVVPEVNPDRVRDRPRGIVASPGCTTLAMIVALGALHRRYGLRELVVSSYQAASGAGQDGIDTLYAQMEKVGGDRALGNRAGDVRGAVGELGPFPAPLAMNVVPWAGSPAEGGWSSEELKIRDEVRKVLGAPDLRVSATCVRVPVVKAHSLSVHAVFRERVEQREAQAILAGSPGVVLCDNPELHEFPTPADVVGTDPTWAGRVRRSLDDPRALDLFLCGDNLRKGAALNTVQVAELIAAELTP is encoded by the coding sequence ATGGGCTCGACTACCGGGCCGGGCACCGCCAGAACAAGGGACGGGCGGGCGGGCAGGCCCACCCTCGCAGTCGTCGGCGCCACCGGAGCCGTCGGCGGCGTGATCCTCGACCTGTTGTCCACCCGCCGGAACGTGTACGGGGAGATCCGCCTGGTCTCCTCGCCCGGCTCGGCGGGGCGGAGGCTGTCCGTGCGCGGCGAGCCCGCCGAGGTGGTCGCCCTCGCGCCGGAGGTCTTCGACGGCGCCGCGATCGCGATGTTCGTCGTCCCGGACGAGGTGTCCGCCGCGTGGGCTCCGGTCGCGGCCGCGCGCGGCGCCGTGGTGGCGGACGACTCGAACGCGTTCCGGATGGCCCCGGACGTGCCGCTCGTCGTCCCCGAGGTGAACCCCGACCGGGTGCGCGACCGTCCGCGCGGCATCGTCGCGAGCCCCGGCTGCACCACGCTGGCGATGATCGTCGCGCTGGGCGCGCTGCACCGCCGGTACGGGCTGCGGGAGCTGGTCGTCTCGTCCTACCAGGCCGCGTCGGGGGCGGGCCAGGACGGCATCGACACCCTGTACGCGCAGATGGAGAAGGTGGGCGGCGACCGGGCGCTCGGCAACCGCGCGGGCGACGTCCGCGGTGCCGTCGGCGAGCTGGGACCGTTCCCGGCGCCGCTCGCGATGAACGTCGTGCCGTGGGCGGGCTCCCCGGCGGAGGGCGGCTGGAGCTCGGAGGAGCTCAAGATCCGCGACGAGGTGCGCAAGGTGCTCGGCGCCCCCGACCTGCGGGTGTCGGCGACGTGCGTCCGCGTCCCGGTGGTGAAGGCGCACTCCCTGTCGGTCCACGCGGTGTTCCGGGAGCGCGTGGAGCAGCGGGAAGCGCAGGCGATCCTGGCCGGGTCGCCCGGCGTCGTCCTCTGCGACAATCCCGAGCTGCACGAGTTCCCGACGCCCGCCGACGTCGTCGGGACCGACCCGACCTGGGCCGGGCGGGTCCGGCGCTCGCTGGACGACCCCCGGGCGCTCGACCTGTTCCTCTGCGGCGACAACCTCCGCAAGGGCGCGGCGCTCAACACCGTCCAGGTCGCCGAGCTGATCGCCGCGGAGCTCACGCCTTGA
- a CDS encoding TetR/AcrR family transcriptional regulator encodes MTETKAVKSEQTRALIVVTALKLFRERGYEATTMRAIAKEAGVSVGNAYYYFGSKEELIQAYYDELQEEHAAACRAVLAAEKDFAPRLLGVLKARVDTMVPYHEFAGKFFKFAAEPTSPLNPFSSESGPSRNSAVQIYREVVDGSSLKIDKEFRKELPELLWLYSMGIVLYWVHDNSPGCRKTYLLVERTVPLVNRMVSMSRIPGFKSVTRELVDVIRDVRA; translated from the coding sequence GTGACCGAGACGAAGGCCGTGAAGTCCGAGCAGACGCGCGCCCTGATCGTCGTGACCGCGCTGAAGCTGTTCCGCGAGCGCGGGTACGAGGCGACGACCATGCGGGCCATCGCCAAGGAGGCGGGCGTCTCGGTCGGCAACGCCTACTACTACTTCGGGTCCAAGGAAGAGCTGATCCAGGCGTACTACGACGAGCTCCAGGAGGAGCACGCCGCCGCCTGCCGCGCCGTCCTCGCCGCCGAGAAGGACTTCGCGCCCCGCCTGCTGGGCGTGCTGAAGGCCAGGGTGGACACGATGGTGCCCTACCACGAGTTCGCCGGGAAGTTCTTCAAGTTCGCCGCCGAGCCGACCAGCCCGCTCAACCCGTTCAGCTCCGAGTCCGGCCCGTCCCGCAACTCCGCCGTCCAGATCTACCGCGAGGTCGTCGACGGCTCCAGCCTCAAGATCGACAAGGAGTTCCGCAAGGAGCTGCCGGAGCTGCTGTGGCTGTACTCGATGGGAATCGTCCTGTACTGGGTGCACGATAACTCCCCGGGCTGCCGCAAGACCTACCTGCTCGTCGAGCGGACGGTCCCGCTGGTCAACCGCATGGTGTCGATGTCGCGCATCCCCGGCTTCAAGTCGGTGACGCGGGAGCTCGTCGACGTCATCCGCGACGTCCGCGCCTGA